The stretch of DNA CTCGATGGGGTGAACAGGCTGGTGCTGCAGCCCAACGACGAACCGTCTGCGCTGCGGCGCTGGGCGCGGGAGCGCGGCTGGCACCTCGAGGACGAGGCGCTGCTGGCGGGGTACTGGGCATACCCGCTGCTGTGCTTCGTGCGCGGCGAGGGCGAGGACCCGGCGTATGCGGGACATGACCTCGAGCTGGCGCTGCGCTTCGGTCCGCAGTTGCTCTCCCGGCGCGACCCGCTGTTGCGCCGCACGCTCGAGGCGCACTCCGGGCGCCTCGAGCGCGTGCAGGTCCACGGCAACCCGCGTACGCTGCGCGAACTGGCGCAGGTGCGCGCGGCGCTTGCGCTGTGGGATTAGCGGGCGGCAACAATAAAAAACCGGCCTTTCGGCCGCCGCTTTCTTTCTTGATTATGTTGAAAATAATAGCACAGTATACACCGTTTGTCAAGGTTATGCGCATCGCCCGGAGCCGTACCGTTTAAGCAAGC from Deinobacterium chartae encodes:
- a CDS encoding tRNA (adenine(22)-N(1))-methyltransferase → MRPLLLPRLEERLQAVLQRIRSEVHADIGSDHAHLPLHLLASGRVRRCVVVEKTAAPAAVARATLEAFGWLHAAEVRVADGLSGLHPGEVRSVSITGMGAKTVRDILEGRPERLDGVNRLVLQPNDEPSALRRWARERGWHLEDEALLAGYWAYPLLCFVRGEGEDPAYAGHDLELALRFGPQLLSRRDPLLRRTLEAHSGRLERVQVHGNPRTLRELAQVRAALALWD